The DNA sequence GACCACGAAGTCGACAATTTCGCCGGCCAACTCGACGCCATCCTGGGGTATGTCAGCCAGATCCAGGCCGTCGACGTCACCGACGTCTCGCCGACCGGTAACCCGCTGAAGTCGGTCAACGTGACCCGCCCCGATGTGGTCGAGGCCTGCCTGACCCAGGACGAAGCCCTGGCCGAGGCGCCGGCTGCCGCCGAGGGCCGATTCGCCGTGCCGCAGATCCTGGGAGAGGCAGAGTAGTGAGCGACGTGATCCGGCTCGACGCCGCCACCCTGGGCGAGAAGATCGCCGCCAAGGAACTGTCCTCGGTCGAGGTGACCCAGGCCTGCCTGGACCAGATCGCCGCCACCGACCAGCGCTTCAACGCGTTCCTGCACGTCGCCGCCGACCAGGCGTTGACCACTGCGGCCCGCATCGACGCGGCGGTGGCCGCGGGGGAGAAGCTGCCCTCGCCGCTGGCCGGTGTGCCGCTGGCGCTCAAGGACGTGTTCACCACCACCGACATGCCGACCACGTGCGGCTCGAAAATCCTCGAGGGCTGGGTGTCGCCGTACGACGCGACCGTCACCGCCCGGGTGCGTGCGGCCGGTATCCCGATCCTCGGCAAGACCAATATGGACGAGTTCGCGATGGGTAGCTCCACCGAGAACTCCGCCTACGGCCCCACCCGCAACCCGTGGGACGTCGAACGTGTGCCCGGCGGCTCCGGCGGCGGTAGTGCCGCCGCGCTGGCCGCTTACCAGGCGCCGCTGGCACTGGGCTCGGACACCGGCGGCTCGATCCGCCAGCCGGCGGCGTTGACCGCGACCGTCGGCGTCAAACCCACCTACGGCACCGTGTCGCGGTACGGGCTGGTGGCGTGTGCGTCGTCCCTGGACCAGGGCGGCCCGTGCGCCCGCACCGTCTTGGACACCGCTCTGCTGCACGCCGTGATCGCCGGCCACGACCCGCGGGATTCGACCTCGGTGGAGGCCCAGGTTCCCGACGTCGTCGGCGCGGCCCGGGCCGGTGCCGCCGGCGACCTGTCCGGTGTCAGGATTGGTGTCGTCAAGCAGCTGCGCAGTGGCGAGGGCTACCAGCCGGGCGTGCTCGCCTCGTTCAACGCCGCCGTCGAGCAGTTGGCCGCCCTGGGGGCGGAGATCACCGAGGTTGACTGTCCGCATCTGGACTACTCGTTGTCCGCCTACTACCTGATCTTGCCGTCGGAGGTGTCCAGCAACCTGGCCCGCTTCGACGCGATGCGCTACGGGTTGCGCGTCGGTGACGACGGCACCCACAGCGCCGAAGAGGTGATGGCACTGACCCGGGCCGCGGGATTCGGTCCAGAAGTCAAGCGCCGCATCATGATTGGCACCTATGCGCTGTCTGCCGGTTATTACGACGCCTACTACAACCAGGCGCAGAAGGTTCGCACCCTGATCGCCAACGATCTGGACAACGCCTACCGAAAGGTCGACGTGCTGGTGTCGCCGGCTACTCCGACAACGGCGTTCCGGCTCGGTGAGAAGGTCGACGATCCGCTGGCGATGTACCTGTTCGACCTATGCACGCTGCCGCTGAACCTGGCCGGGCACTGCGGAATGTCGGTCCCGTCGGGCCTGTCGCCGGACGACAACCTGCCGGTCGGGCTGCAGATCATGGCTCCGGCGCTGGCCGATGACCGGCTCTACCGGGTGGGTGCGGCCTACGAGGCCGCTCGCGGGGTTATGCCGTCGGCGCTGTAGATGCGCTGCCTCAGAACGCGCCAACGGGCAAGATAGGGCGCATGCGTATCGGAGTTCTCACCGGCGGCGGTGACTGTCCCGGGCTCAATGCCGTCATCCGCGCGGTTGTGCGGACTTGCGATGCCCGCTACGGCTCGTCGGTGGTCGGGTTCCTCGACGGCTGGCGTGGCCTGCTGGAAGACCGGCGCATCCAGTTGCACAACGATGACCGCAACAACCGGCTGCTGGCCAAGGGCGGCACCATGCTGGGCACTGCGCGCACCAATCCCGACAAGCTGCGCGCCGGGCTCGACGACATCAAGCAGACCTTGGAGGACAACGGGATCGACGTGCTGATCCCGATCGGCGGCGAGGGCACGCTGACCGCCGCGCATTGGCTCTCCGAGGAAGGTGTGCCCGTCGTCGGGGTGCCCAAGACCATCGACAACGACATCGACTGCACCGACGTCACCTTCGGGCATGACACCGCGCTGCAGATCGCCACCGACGCCATCGACCGGCTGCACAGCACCGCCGAGTCGCACCAGCGCGTGATGCTCGTCGAGGTGATGGGCCGCCACGCCGGCTGGATCGCGCTGAACGCCGGGCTGGCCTCCGGGGCGCACATGACGCTGATCCCCGAGCAACCCTTCGACGTCGAAGAGGTGTGCCGGCTGGTCAAGAAGCGCTTCCAGCGCGGTGAGTCCAGCTTCATCATCGTGGTGGCCGAGGGCGCCAAGCCCGCCGAGGGATCGATGGCGCTGCGCTCGGGTGGGGTCGACGAGTTCGGCCACGAACGGTTCACCGGGGTGGCCCAGCAGCTGGCCATCGAGGTGGAGAAGCGGATCAAGAAGGAAGTGCGGGTCACCGTCCTGGGGCACGTGCAGCGCGGCGGCACGCCGACCGCCTATGACCGGGTGCTGGCCACCCGGTTCGGGGTCAACGCCGCCGACGCCGCCCATGCCGGCGAGTACGGGATGATGGTGTCGCTGCAGGGCAATGACATCGGCCGGGTTCCGTTGGCCGACGCGGTCCGCCAGCTCAAGCTGGTGCCGCAGACCCGCTACGACGACGCGGCCGCCTTCTTCGGCTGACGTTCTGTGGCTGAGCCTCGGGGAGGAGGCCCTTGGCAATGGGTGCGTCGATCCTGCCGCCGTTCGCCGCCGAGCTGATCGTCGATGCCGGTGGCGTGATCCTCGAGTGCGATGCCGCGGCCGGGGCGGTCCTCGGCACGGCGGACTCGACGCCGCTTGTCGGACGGGCCGTGGAGACGGTGCTCCCGTCGGAGCTGGCTGCGCCGGTACGGGCCCACCTCGACGCGGGCGGTCCGCACGGTGCGGTGTTCGACGCCGCCGGTCGCCGGTTCATCGTGCGGCCCACACCACGGCCGGACCGTTTCGCGATCGAGGTCGAAGACGTCGCCGCCAGGACGGCGGCCTGGCGGCGCCTGCATCTGACCCAGACCACCATCGACCGGATGACCGACATGATCATCTGGCTCGACCCAGACGGGCGCTATGTGTTCGTCAACCCGGGCGCCACCGCGCTGCTCGGCTACTCCGCGGAGGAACTGTCCACACTGCGGGTGGTCGACGTCGATCCGATGTTCGACGAGCAGCGCTGGCGGGAACATTGGCAGGACATCGTCGAGCGGAAGTCATTCACCATCGAGACGGTCAACACCACCAAGTCCGGTGAGCGGGTACCCATCGAGGTGACGGTCAACTACGTCGAACACCAAGGTGCACAGTACAACTGCTCGATCGTGCGCGATATCTCCGAGCGAAAGCGATTCGAAGCCCAGCTGCTGGAGCTGAACCAGAAGATCACGCGGCTCTCGAACACCGACGAGCTCACCGGCATCGCCAACCGCCGCCGTGCCAACGCCGCCTTGGCTGAGCGGATCACCGCGCACATCGTCTCCGGCGATCCGCTGTCAGTGATCATGATCGACGTCGACCACTTCAAGGCGTTCAACGACCATTACGGGCACGCCGCTGGCGACGACTGTCTGTGCCGGGTCGCCCACGCGGTGGACGGGGTCGTCACCGAGGTCGGCGGTCTGGCCGCCCGCTATGGCGGCGAGGAGTTCCTGTGCCTGCTGCCGGCCGCCGATGAGGCGGCGGCGCATGCGGTCGCCGTGCGCATCCAGCAGTCGGTGGCCGACCTGGCCATCCCGCACGCGGCGTCGGGTTCGCCCGGTGTGGTGACGCTCAGCATCGGCGTGCTGACCGTCCGGGACCACTTCGACGCGGCATCCATCCTGGCCACGGTCGACGAGTACCTCTACCGGGCCAAGCGGCAGGGGCGTAACCGCATCGTCGGCGGCGAGGACCGGCCGATGAGACAGCGTCACGCCCGCC is a window from the Mycolicibacterium anyangense genome containing:
- the gatC gene encoding Asp-tRNA(Asn)/Glu-tRNA(Gln) amidotransferase subunit GatC, producing MSQISRDEVARLAKLARLALTDHEVDNFAGQLDAILGYVSQIQAVDVTDVSPTGNPLKSVNVTRPDVVEACLTQDEALAEAPAAAEGRFAVPQILGEAE
- the gatA gene encoding Asp-tRNA(Asn)/Glu-tRNA(Gln) amidotransferase subunit GatA; the protein is MSDVIRLDAATLGEKIAAKELSSVEVTQACLDQIAATDQRFNAFLHVAADQALTTAARIDAAVAAGEKLPSPLAGVPLALKDVFTTTDMPTTCGSKILEGWVSPYDATVTARVRAAGIPILGKTNMDEFAMGSSTENSAYGPTRNPWDVERVPGGSGGGSAAALAAYQAPLALGSDTGGSIRQPAALTATVGVKPTYGTVSRYGLVACASSLDQGGPCARTVLDTALLHAVIAGHDPRDSTSVEAQVPDVVGAARAGAAGDLSGVRIGVVKQLRSGEGYQPGVLASFNAAVEQLAALGAEITEVDCPHLDYSLSAYYLILPSEVSSNLARFDAMRYGLRVGDDGTHSAEEVMALTRAAGFGPEVKRRIMIGTYALSAGYYDAYYNQAQKVRTLIANDLDNAYRKVDVLVSPATPTTAFRLGEKVDDPLAMYLFDLCTLPLNLAGHCGMSVPSGLSPDDNLPVGLQIMAPALADDRLYRVGAAYEAARGVMPSAL
- a CDS encoding ATP-dependent 6-phosphofructokinase; translation: MRIGVLTGGGDCPGLNAVIRAVVRTCDARYGSSVVGFLDGWRGLLEDRRIQLHNDDRNNRLLAKGGTMLGTARTNPDKLRAGLDDIKQTLEDNGIDVLIPIGGEGTLTAAHWLSEEGVPVVGVPKTIDNDIDCTDVTFGHDTALQIATDAIDRLHSTAESHQRVMLVEVMGRHAGWIALNAGLASGAHMTLIPEQPFDVEEVCRLVKKRFQRGESSFIIVVAEGAKPAEGSMALRSGGVDEFGHERFTGVAQQLAIEVEKRIKKEVRVTVLGHVQRGGTPTAYDRVLATRFGVNAADAAHAGEYGMMVSLQGNDIGRVPLADAVRQLKLVPQTRYDDAAAFFG
- a CDS encoding GGDEF domain-containing protein; the encoded protein is MGASILPPFAAELIVDAGGVILECDAAAGAVLGTADSTPLVGRAVETVLPSELAAPVRAHLDAGGPHGAVFDAAGRRFIVRPTPRPDRFAIEVEDVAARTAAWRRLHLTQTTIDRMTDMIIWLDPDGRYVFVNPGATALLGYSAEELSTLRVVDVDPMFDEQRWREHWQDIVERKSFTIETVNTTKSGERVPIEVTVNYVEHQGAQYNCSIVRDISERKRFEAQLLELNQKITRLSNTDELTGIANRRRANAALAERITAHIVSGDPLSVIMIDVDHFKAFNDHYGHAAGDDCLCRVAHAVDGVVTEVGGLAARYGGEEFLCLLPAADEAAAHAVAVRIQQSVADLAIPHAASGSPGVVTLSIGVLTVRDHFDAASILATVDEYLYRAKRQGRNRIVGGEDRPMRQRHARP